Proteins encoded within one genomic window of Sphingomonas cannabina:
- the trxB gene encoding thioredoxin-disulfide reductase — translation MATHSTKMLILGSGPAGLSAAIYGARAGLEPIVVQGIQPGGQLTTTTDVENYPGFREVIQGPWLMQEMQAQAEHVGTRMMWDTIVEVDLSRRPFRLVGDGGDVYLGDVLVIATGAQAKWLGLDSEESLKGKGVSACATCDGFFYRGKKVAVIGGGNTAVEEALYLTNHSPDVTLIHRRDSLRAEKILQQRLFANDRIKVVWNKEVARFLGAGEPEGLVALELRDTVTGELSRLDVEGGFVAIGHHPATELFRGHLELDEDHYIKVEPGSTRTSVPGVFACGDVMDKVYRQAVTAAGTGCMAALDAERFLAEAEFEVAQAAE, via the coding sequence ATGGCGACTCATTCCACCAAGATGCTCATCCTCGGCTCGGGCCCTGCGGGGCTCAGCGCCGCGATCTACGGCGCGCGCGCGGGGCTGGAGCCGATCGTGGTCCAGGGCATCCAGCCCGGCGGCCAGCTCACCACCACCACCGACGTCGAGAATTATCCCGGCTTCCGCGAGGTCATCCAGGGGCCCTGGCTGATGCAGGAGATGCAGGCGCAGGCCGAGCATGTCGGCACGCGGATGATGTGGGACACGATCGTCGAGGTCGACCTGTCGCGGCGGCCGTTCCGGCTCGTCGGCGACGGCGGTGACGTCTACCTGGGCGACGTGCTGGTGATCGCGACCGGTGCGCAGGCGAAGTGGCTCGGGCTCGATTCCGAGGAATCGCTTAAAGGAAAAGGCGTAAGTGCCTGTGCGACCTGCGATGGCTTCTTCTATCGCGGCAAGAAAGTGGCGGTGATCGGCGGCGGCAACACCGCGGTCGAGGAGGCGCTGTACCTCACCAACCATTCGCCCGACGTGACGCTGATCCACCGCCGTGATTCATTGCGCGCGGAGAAGATCCTGCAGCAGCGGCTGTTCGCCAACGACCGCATCAAGGTGGTGTGGAACAAGGAGGTCGCGCGTTTCCTGGGTGCCGGCGAACCGGAGGGGCTAGTCGCGCTGGAGCTGCGCGATACCGTCACCGGCGAGCTGTCGCGGCTCGACGTCGAGGGCGGCTTCGTCGCGATCGGGCATCATCCGGCGACCGAGCTGTTCCGCGGGCATCTCGAGCTCGACGAGGATCATTACATCAAGGTCGAACCCGGCTCGACGCGGACCAGCGTGCCGGGCGTGTTCGCCTGCGGCGACGTGATGGACAAGGTCTATCGCCAGGCGGTCACCGCCGCCGGCACCGGGTGCATGGCCGCGCTCGACGCCGAGCGCTTCCTGGCCGAGGCCGAGTTCGAGGTCGCTCAGGCCGCCGAATAG
- a CDS encoding enoyl-CoA hydratase-related protein yields the protein MTYQHILSERRGDVLAITLNRPERLNAAPPAMFDEIGAALERLDGARAVLIGGAGRAFCSGADVAGGALSAGDPAEATYRALTEHYNPALQAIADLGVPVVSAVRGPAAGIGCSLALAADFCVAGESGYFLQAFVNIGLVPDGGASWMLARLVGRARAAEMMMLGERVPAAKAFEWGMIHKVVADETLEAEALALAERLAAGPTVALGLMRRGLAHALDSTYAEAMQREAENQRAARRSADSMEGGMAFLEKRKPAFRGA from the coding sequence ATGACCTACCAGCATATCCTGAGCGAGCGGCGCGGCGACGTGCTCGCCATCACGCTGAACCGGCCGGAACGGCTCAACGCGGCGCCGCCGGCGATGTTCGACGAGATCGGCGCGGCGCTCGAACGGCTCGACGGTGCGCGGGCGGTGCTGATCGGCGGGGCGGGGCGTGCGTTCTGCTCGGGCGCGGATGTCGCTGGTGGTGCGCTCAGCGCGGGTGATCCGGCGGAGGCGACCTATCGTGCGCTGACCGAGCATTACAATCCGGCGCTGCAGGCGATTGCGGATCTCGGCGTGCCGGTGGTCAGCGCGGTGCGGGGGCCGGCTGCGGGCATCGGGTGCAGTCTAGCGCTGGCGGCGGATTTCTGTGTTGCGGGTGAGAGTGGTTACTTCCTCCAGGCGTTCGTCAACATCGGGCTGGTGCCCGACGGCGGCGCAAGCTGGATGCTGGCCCGGCTGGTCGGGCGCGCGCGGGCGGCGGAGATGATGATGCTGGGCGAGCGGGTGCCTGCTGCGAAGGCGTTCGAATGGGGGATGATCCACAAGGTGGTCGCGGACGAGACGTTGGAGGCGGAGGCGCTTGCCCTTGCCGAGCGGCTTGCCGCGGGGCCGACCGTGGCGCTGGGGCTGATGCGGCGGGGGCTCGCCCATGCGCTGGACTCCACCTACGCCGAGGCGATGCAGCGCGAGGCCGAGAACCAGCGTGCCGCGCGCCGCTCGGCGGATTCGATGGAAGGGGGCATGGCTTTTCTTGAGAAGCGCAAACCCGCCTTTCGCGGCGCCTGA
- a CDS encoding acyl carrier protein, translating into MRPEGTSEVIETVRAVLSDVLGISAERAAAFDETTPLFGALPELDSMAVAGVLTELEDRLGIIIDDEDIDADTLESFGALTRFAVAKALK; encoded by the coding sequence GTGCGTCCCGAAGGCACGAGCGAAGTGATCGAAACCGTGCGCGCGGTGCTCAGCGACGTGCTCGGCATCAGCGCCGAGCGCGCGGCGGCGTTCGACGAGACGACGCCGCTGTTCGGCGCGCTGCCCGAGCTTGATTCGATGGCGGTGGCCGGCGTGCTGACCGAGCTCGAGGATCGGCTCGGCATCATCATCGACGACGAAGACATCGACGCCGACACGCTGGAAAGCTTCGGCGCCCTCACCCGCTTCGCGGTGGCGAAAGCGCTCAAGTGA
- a CDS encoding alpha/beta hydrolase family protein, which produces MIGHYDWAGGREAMLRFGPAEGPVVVFAQPLFEEANRTRALIVTMARGLARRGIASVLPDLPGTGESLTPVNAVRLEHWRAAFETFRRVHAVSLRGGALVPGTAAASHWQLAPLDGPAQLRELERLRTAGDGATIAGNDVSDAFLTELAEVHPTPHVATRVVRLESDPKPADLKLPGTPLWRRAEPDNDPVLAEALADDIVHWVRNCEG; this is translated from the coding sequence GTGATCGGCCATTACGACTGGGCCGGCGGGCGGGAGGCGATGCTGCGCTTCGGCCCCGCCGAAGGCCCCGTCGTGGTTTTCGCCCAGCCGCTGTTCGAGGAAGCCAACAGGACCCGCGCGCTGATCGTGACGATGGCGCGGGGTCTGGCCCGGCGCGGGATCGCGTCCGTGCTGCCCGACCTGCCGGGGACAGGCGAGAGCCTGACACCTGTCAACGCGGTCCGGCTCGAGCACTGGCGTGCCGCTTTCGAGACGTTCAGGCGCGTTCATGCAGTGAGCCTGCGCGGCGGCGCACTCGTGCCCGGGACCGCGGCAGCGAGCCATTGGCAGTTGGCCCCGCTCGACGGCCCGGCTCAGCTCCGCGAACTCGAACGCCTGCGTACGGCGGGGGATGGCGCGACCATCGCCGGAAACGACGTTTCCGACGCGTTCCTTACCGAACTGGCCGAAGTGCATCCGACGCCGCATGTCGCCACCCGCGTCGTCCGCCTGGAAAGCGATCCCAAGCCGGCCGATCTCAAGCTGCCGGGCACGCCCTTGTGGCGCAGGGCAGAACCGGACAATGATCCCGTTCTTGCCGAAGCACTTGCTGACGATATCGTCCATTGGGTGCGAAATTGCGAAGGCTGA
- a CDS encoding AAA family ATPase — translation MNDATPRRLSGSLLERAAAIYDLMPAAIPAIGEPQPAAVPVPDPEPVIRTGFAAEGPVVRRVASIDREVLAAGGMLVPGASVTALAEEFRLVKRHLLLTARQIAGSDAQKSRTILVCSARPDDGKTFCAVNLALSLAAEKDLEVVLADADFAKPGILNRLGIDAAGPGLLDALADAELDVEECIIDTDVPRLSVLPAGARTNSDTELLASAHARVVLERLASASPRRIVIFDSPPALSASSASVLAGHVGQVMLVVRADRTGESELRDAVALLDGCEHLQLVINSVAFQPGGRRFGGYYGQESAA, via the coding sequence ATGAATGACGCCACGCCTCGTCGTCTGTCGGGGTCGCTGCTCGAACGGGCGGCGGCGATCTACGATCTCATGCCGGCCGCGATTCCTGCTATCGGCGAGCCGCAGCCGGCCGCCGTGCCGGTGCCCGATCCCGAACCGGTGATCCGTACCGGCTTTGCCGCGGAGGGGCCGGTCGTGCGCCGCGTCGCCTCGATCGACCGCGAAGTGCTTGCCGCGGGCGGGATGCTGGTGCCGGGCGCGTCGGTGACGGCGCTTGCCGAGGAATTCCGGCTGGTGAAGCGCCATCTGCTGCTCACCGCGCGCCAGATCGCCGGCAGCGACGCGCAGAAGTCGCGCACGATCCTGGTCTGCTCGGCGCGGCCCGACGACGGCAAGACCTTCTGCGCGGTCAACCTCGCGCTGTCGCTGGCGGCGGAGAAGGATCTCGAGGTCGTGCTGGCCGACGCCGACTTCGCCAAGCCGGGCATCCTGAACCGGCTCGGCATCGATGCGGCCGGCCCCGGACTGCTCGATGCGCTTGCCGACGCGGAGCTCGACGTCGAGGAGTGCATCATCGACACCGACGTGCCGCGCCTGTCGGTGCTGCCCGCCGGCGCGCGGACGAACAGCGACACCGAGCTGCTCGCCAGCGCCCATGCGCGGGTGGTGCTGGAGCGGCTCGCCTCGGCCAGTCCGCGCCGTATCGTGATCTTCGATTCGCCGCCGGCGCTGTCCGCCTCGTCGGCGTCGGTGCTCGCCGGCCATGTCGGGCAGGTGATGCTGGTCGTCCGCGCCGACCGTACCGGCGAGAGCGAGCTGCGCGACGCGGTAGCGCTGCTCGACGGGTGCGAGCATCTCCAGCTCGTCATCAACTCGGTCGCCTTCCAGCCGGGCGGGCGCCGTTTCGGCGGCTATTACGGGCAGGAGAGCGCGGCGTGA
- a CDS encoding pyridoxal-dependent decarboxylase, exosortase A system-associated, translated as MPLSQPSPRGGEGFKPIGPIPPEFAGQARLAIGGRDATEWAADGTPVFVYDMAVVANRIARLRAALPAKIDIHYAIKANPFVPFLQNVSELVDGLDVASSGELTKALAVKPAATISFAGPGKRDEELDAAISAGVTINLESEGEAERALALADRLGVTPRLAVRVNPDFELRGSGMKMGGRASPFGIDAVRVPSLVRRLVGAGVDWRGFHIFAGSQSLDVQAIIETQAATLALAARLADDAGTAPPLVNLGGGFGIPYFAGDVALDVEAIGAALGERLAARPAILGGSRFAIELGRWLVGEAGVYLTRVVDRKESGGETFLVVDGGLNHQLAATGNFGTVVRRNYPIALARDVMGSAAETVSIVGPLCTPLDRLADRIAFPRAEPGDLVAVFLAGAYGATASPAAFLGHPPAREVIGGQA; from the coding sequence CTGCCCCTCTCCCAACCCTCTCCCCGGGGGGGAGAGGGCTTTAAGCCGATAGGGCCAATTCCGCCCGAATTCGCGGGGCAGGCGCGGCTGGCGATCGGCGGGCGTGACGCCACAGAGTGGGCCGCCGACGGAACGCCGGTGTTCGTCTACGACATGGCGGTGGTCGCGAACCGGATCGCGAGGCTCCGCGCCGCGCTGCCGGCCAAGATCGACATCCATTATGCCATAAAGGCCAATCCATTCGTTCCGTTTCTTCAGAACGTTTCTGAACTCGTCGATGGCCTCGACGTCGCCTCTTCTGGCGAGTTGACGAAGGCGCTCGCGGTCAAGCCGGCGGCGACGATCAGCTTCGCGGGGCCGGGCAAGCGGGATGAGGAATTGGACGCCGCGATCTCCGCAGGCGTCACGATCAACCTCGAATCGGAGGGCGAGGCGGAGCGGGCGCTGGCGCTTGCCGACCGCCTTGGCGTCACGCCGCGCCTGGCGGTGCGGGTGAATCCGGATTTCGAGCTGCGCGGTTCCGGCATGAAGATGGGCGGGCGGGCCTCGCCGTTCGGAATCGATGCCGTGCGCGTGCCGTCGCTGGTCCGGCGACTGGTCGGCGCGGGCGTCGACTGGCGTGGCTTCCATATCTTCGCCGGTTCGCAGTCGCTCGATGTCCAGGCGATCATCGAGACCCAGGCTGCGACGCTCGCGCTGGCGGCTCGGCTCGCCGATGATGCTGGCACCGCGCCGCCCTTGGTCAATCTGGGGGGAGGTTTCGGGATTCCCTATTTCGCCGGCGACGTCGCGCTCGACGTCGAGGCGATCGGCGCCGCGCTCGGCGAACGGCTGGCGGCGCGGCCGGCGATCCTCGGCGGCAGCCGCTTCGCCATCGAGCTCGGCCGCTGGCTGGTGGGGGAGGCGGGCGTCTATCTTACCCGCGTCGTCGATCGGAAGGAGAGCGGCGGCGAAACCTTCCTCGTCGTCGACGGCGGGCTCAATCACCAGCTCGCCGCCACCGGCAATTTCGGGACGGTGGTGCGCCGCAACTATCCGATCGCGCTCGCCCGCGACGTCATGGGGTCGGCCGCGGAGACCGTCTCGATCGTCGGGCCGCTCTGTACGCCGCTCGACCGACTCGCCGACCGCATCGCTTTCCCAAGGGCGGAACCGGGCGATCTGGTCGCGGTCTTCCTTGCCGGGGCCTATGGCGCCACGGCCAGTCCCGCCGCCTTCCTCGGCCATCCGCCGGCGCGGGAAGTGATCGGCGGCCAAGCCTAA
- a CDS encoding porin family protein, whose protein sequence is MIRSALPAALAAALIAAPAGAQQQRDVTPYIEVGQVLTADLQSGDVLTYSSIAAGVDASIQTRRVEVQLSYKYEHRIAWDKDLADENVHSGLARAAVQVARGVTLEGGALAARARSDIRGDAPGNLAGNVRNVSQVYSAYAGPTVATKAGDVDINAAYRFGYTKVEAPSLPAVIPGQPALDNYDDATNHLATVSAGVRAGAVLPVGLSVSGAWAREDVSQLDQRYDGKYARGDIVVPVTNELAAVAGAGYEKIEISQRDPLVDPATGRPVQDNNGRFVTDPASPRRIAYDTDGLFWDAGVVWRPSRRTMLEARVGRRYGTMSYTGSFSHQISATSGVQVGVYDSVQSFGRGLGRALADLPTSFDTGSDPFGSQFNRCVFGRQGSNAGGCLNPLLGSVTTANFRSRGVVAVYSRNFGRNRFGVGLGYDNRRYLLPPGIIPGVSLDGVTDETWYAQVSAGRQLSRRSSIDVDGYFNYFDSGLAGAPDVWGGGATASYNYSFGHLSAIASLGLYAFDQDIPGTDTDLSAQAMLGMRYSF, encoded by the coding sequence GTGATCCGTTCAGCTCTCCCGGCAGCATTGGCGGCCGCGCTGATTGCCGCCCCGGCGGGGGCCCAGCAGCAGCGTGACGTCACGCCCTATATCGAGGTCGGGCAGGTGCTGACCGCCGATCTCCAGTCGGGCGACGTGCTCACCTACAGCAGCATCGCGGCCGGCGTGGACGCGTCGATCCAGACGCGGCGCGTCGAGGTGCAGCTCAGCTACAAGTACGAGCATCGCATCGCCTGGGACAAGGATCTCGCCGACGAGAACGTCCATTCCGGCCTCGCCCGTGCGGCGGTGCAAGTGGCGCGCGGCGTGACGCTGGAGGGCGGGGCGCTCGCCGCCCGGGCGCGGTCGGACATCCGCGGCGATGCGCCGGGCAATCTCGCCGGCAATGTCCGCAACGTCAGCCAGGTCTATTCGGCCTATGCCGGCCCGACCGTCGCGACCAAGGCCGGCGATGTCGACATCAATGCCGCCTATCGCTTTGGCTACACCAAGGTCGAGGCGCCGAGCCTGCCGGCGGTGATCCCCGGCCAGCCCGCGCTGGACAATTACGACGACGCGACCAACCATCTCGCCACCGTCAGTGCCGGGGTGCGCGCGGGCGCGGTGCTGCCGGTGGGGCTCAGCGTCTCGGGCGCCTGGGCGCGCGAGGACGTGAGCCAGCTCGACCAGCGTTACGACGGCAAGTACGCGCGCGGCGACATCGTGGTGCCGGTGACGAACGAGCTCGCCGCGGTCGCCGGTGCCGGCTACGAGAAGATCGAGATCAGCCAGCGCGATCCGCTGGTCGATCCTGCGACGGGCCGGCCGGTGCAGGACAACAACGGCCGCTTCGTCACCGATCCCGCCTCGCCGCGGCGGATCGCCTATGACACCGACGGGCTGTTCTGGGATGCGGGGGTCGTCTGGCGGCCGAGCCGCCGGACCATGCTGGAGGCGCGGGTCGGCCGCCGCTACGGCACGATGAGCTACACCGGCTCCTTCTCGCATCAGATCAGCGCGACCAGCGGCGTCCAGGTCGGCGTCTACGACAGCGTCCAGAGCTTCGGCCGGGGGCTCGGCCGGGCGCTGGCGGACCTGCCGACCAGCTTCGACACCGGCTCCGACCCGTTCGGCAGCCAGTTCAACCGCTGCGTGTTCGGGCGGCAGGGCAGCAATGCCGGTGGCTGCCTCAACCCGCTGCTCGGATCGGTCACCACCGCCAACTTCCGCTCGCGCGGGGTGGTCGCGGTCTATTCGCGCAACTTCGGCCGCAACCGCTTCGGCGTGGGGCTCGGCTACGACAACCGCCGTTACCTGCTGCCGCCGGGGATCATTCCGGGCGTGTCGCTCGACGGCGTGACCGACGAGACCTGGTATGCGCAGGTTTCCGCGGGACGGCAGCTCAGCCGGCGCTCGTCGATCGATGTCGATGGGTATTTCAACTATTTCGACAGCGGCCTGGCCGGCGCGCCCGACGTGTGGGGCGGCGGGGCGACCGCCAGCTACAACTACAGCTTCGGCCATCTGAGCGCGATCGCGTCGCTCGGCCTCTACGCGTTCGACCAGGACATCCCCGGCACCGACACCGACCTCTCGGCGCAGGCCATGCTGGGGATGCGCTACTCATTCTGA
- a CDS encoding XrtA/PEP-CTERM system-associated ATPase, with translation MYDDHYGLSGRPFQLTPDPRFWFDTATHRKAMAYLGYGLSQGEGFIVITGDIGAGKTTLVGHLMATVDRERLNIITIVSTQIAADDLLRTVAAGLRVDGAGKSKAELLSAIEKGLHAAARAGRRTLLIVDEAQALPVDSLEELRMLSNFQAGGHPLLQIFLLGQPEFRDRLQDPRLEQLRQRVIAMHHLGPMEAEEVEPYLSHRLSVVGWNGRPRFEPEAVAAMYRWSDGVPRRLNQLASRMLLFGAIESLDSFSAEDVADVIADFDQDAASRAVRPDPIVAESIRAEPQPVQLADAAIERRLVELEKRLEAQDAALRRVLTLLVDWVESDERRPDVSPLFQRAG, from the coding sequence ATGTATGACGATCATTACGGATTGAGCGGGCGACCGTTCCAGCTGACGCCCGATCCGCGCTTCTGGTTCGACACGGCCACGCACCGCAAGGCGATGGCCTATCTCGGCTATGGCCTCAGCCAGGGCGAAGGCTTCATCGTCATCACCGGCGACATCGGTGCGGGCAAGACCACGCTGGTCGGCCACCTTATGGCGACGGTCGACCGCGAGCGGCTCAACATCATCACCATCGTCTCGACCCAGATCGCGGCCGACGACCTGCTGCGCACCGTCGCCGCGGGGCTGCGCGTCGACGGCGCCGGCAAGAGCAAGGCGGAGTTGCTCTCGGCGATCGAGAAGGGGCTGCACGCGGCCGCCCGCGCCGGCCGGCGCACGCTGCTGATCGTCGACGAGGCGCAGGCGCTGCCGGTCGACAGCCTGGAGGAGCTCAGGATGCTCTCCAACTTCCAGGCGGGCGGGCATCCGCTGCTGCAGATCTTCCTGCTCGGCCAGCCCGAGTTCCGCGACCGGCTGCAGGACCCGCGGCTGGAGCAGCTGCGCCAGCGGGTGATCGCGATGCATCACCTCGGCCCGATGGAAGCGGAAGAGGTCGAGCCCTACCTCAGCCACCGCCTGTCGGTGGTCGGCTGGAACGGCCGCCCGCGCTTCGAGCCCGAGGCGGTGGCGGCGATGTACCGCTGGTCGGACGGCGTCCCGCGCCGGCTGAACCAGCTCGCCAGCCGTATGTTGCTGTTCGGCGCGATCGAGAGTCTCGACAGCTTCTCGGCCGAAGACGTCGCCGACGTGATCGCCGATTTCGATCAGGACGCCGCCTCGCGCGCCGTCCGGCCGGACCCGATCGTCGCGGAGTCGATCCGCGCCGAGCCGCAGCCGGTGCAGCTGGCCGATGCCGCGATCGAGCGCCGGCTCGTAGAGCTGGAGAAGCGGCTGGAAGCGCAGGACGCCGCGCTGCGCCGCGTGCTGACGCTGCTGGTCGACTGGGTCGAAAGCGACGAGCGGCGGCCGGACGTGAGCCCATTGTTCCAGCGGGCGGGGTGA
- a CDS encoding XrtA system polysaccharide chain length determinant yields MGGLYEEFRAALHAVWIRRWIALAVAWTLCLMGWLVVSQIPNQYESRARVSVQLRQVLPTQNSAEQAKDIDRLRQTLTSAVNLEKVVRGTDIGNTVANDRDMADRIGWLQKAIKITSTQDNLFELSATIGSGGASDAANAKLARAVVQKLIDIFVEDNLANNRDETSQSLQFLDQQLQQRQRQLQEAEAKRADFQAKFLGSLPGTGSLDERIAAARSQLAQIEGDLAAAQSSLAAVNGQMTGTSATVAGPGGAATAGPARARVAAIQGQLAEARGRGWTDSHPDVIALKNQLAVAQAAAKNEPLSAGGAGASQNPLYLSLRSMQADKAAQVAALQQRKAQIMGDLSTFEAKMGQQPGVASEQGAIDRDYQVLKDQYAKLLADREQVKLQSQIQTQTDAIKFSVIDPPTSPRAPSAPNRPLFITAVLIAGLCGGVGAAFALGQLQPTYSTASRLERASGLPVIGSIGEVVTEAQRALRARRLKLFAGGVGALGAAWVLLVGLEFFQRGMVA; encoded by the coding sequence GTGGGCGGGCTCTACGAAGAATTCCGCGCGGCGCTCCACGCGGTCTGGATCCGGCGCTGGATCGCGCTGGCGGTGGCCTGGACATTGTGCCTCATGGGCTGGCTGGTGGTCTCGCAGATCCCCAACCAGTATGAATCGCGGGCGCGCGTGTCGGTGCAGCTGCGCCAGGTGCTGCCGACGCAGAATTCGGCCGAGCAGGCCAAGGACATCGACCGCCTCCGCCAGACGCTGACCAGCGCGGTCAACCTCGAGAAGGTCGTGCGCGGCACCGACATCGGCAACACCGTCGCCAACGACCGCGACATGGCCGACCGCATCGGCTGGCTGCAGAAGGCGATCAAGATCACCTCGACGCAGGACAATCTGTTCGAGCTGTCTGCGACGATCGGCAGCGGCGGCGCCTCCGACGCGGCCAACGCCAAGCTGGCGCGCGCGGTGGTGCAGAAACTGATCGACATCTTCGTCGAGGACAATCTCGCCAACAACCGCGACGAGACCAGCCAGTCGCTGCAGTTCCTCGACCAGCAGCTCCAGCAGCGCCAGCGCCAGCTCCAGGAGGCGGAGGCCAAGCGCGCCGACTTCCAGGCGAAGTTCCTGGGCTCGCTGCCCGGCACCGGATCGCTCGACGAGCGCATCGCCGCCGCGCGCAGCCAGCTTGCGCAGATCGAGGGTGACCTGGCGGCCGCGCAGTCGAGCCTGGCGGCGGTCAACGGGCAGATGACCGGCACCTCGGCCACGGTGGCAGGTCCCGGCGGTGCGGCGACGGCGGGACCGGCGCGGGCGCGGGTCGCGGCGATCCAGGGCCAGCTCGCCGAGGCGCGGGGCCGCGGCTGGACCGACAGCCATCCGGACGTGATCGCGCTCAAGAACCAGCTTGCGGTCGCCCAGGCGGCGGCGAAGAACGAGCCGCTGAGCGCGGGCGGGGCAGGGGCGTCGCAGAACCCGCTCTATTTGTCGCTCAGGTCGATGCAGGCGGACAAGGCGGCGCAGGTCGCCGCGCTCCAGCAGCGCAAGGCGCAGATCATGGGCGATCTCTCCACCTTCGAGGCGAAGATGGGGCAGCAACCCGGCGTCGCCAGCGAGCAGGGGGCGATCGACCGCGATTACCAGGTGCTGAAGGACCAGTACGCCAAGCTGCTCGCCGACCGCGAGCAGGTGAAGCTGCAGAGCCAGATCCAGACGCAGACCGACGCGATCAAGTTCAGCGTGATCGATCCGCCGACCAGCCCGCGTGCGCCGAGCGCGCCCAATCGGCCGCTGTTCATCACCGCGGTGCTGATCGCGGGCCTGTGCGGCGGCGTCGGTGCCGCCTTCGCGCTCGGTCAGCTCCAGCCGACCTATTCGACCGCGAGCCGGCTGGAGCGCGCGAGCGGGCTGCCGGTGATCGGCTCGATCGGCGAGGTGGTGACCGAGGCACAGCGGGCACTGCGCGCCAGGCGGCTGAAGCTGTTCGCGGGAGGCGTCGGCGCGCTCGGCGCGGCTTGGGTGCTGCTGGTCGGTCTCGAATTCTTCCAGCGGGGGATGGTCGCCTGA
- a CDS encoding hydrolase 1, exosortase A system-associated, translating to MRRLISFPCAGETLIGTLDEAPGRTGLLIVSGGNEIRIGAHRGMAELAGAVAAEGIPVFRFDRRGIGDSSGLNAGYESSAPDIAAAAATFIAETGITRLIGFGNCDAATALALFHTVAGIDSLILANPWTGGAADALPAAAAIRARYAEKLRDPREWLRLIRGGVDLGRLTKGLRRIAASPSKESDDLTARIASGLAGCATTILLAERDNTAIAFRDAWRRLPSPPPVTIESLDSASHSFASPADKAWLYDRVLAAVRAYSAA from the coding sequence TTGCGAAGGCTGATCTCCTTCCCCTGCGCGGGCGAGACGCTGATCGGCACGCTCGACGAGGCGCCAGGCAGAACCGGGCTGCTGATCGTCTCCGGCGGCAATGAGATCCGCATCGGCGCCCATCGGGGCATGGCCGAGCTCGCCGGAGCGGTCGCGGCCGAGGGCATCCCTGTGTTCCGCTTCGATCGCCGCGGGATCGGCGATTCGAGCGGCCTTAATGCCGGCTATGAAAGCTCGGCGCCCGACATCGCCGCCGCCGCCGCGACCTTCATCGCGGAAACGGGCATCACGCGCCTCATCGGCTTCGGCAATTGCGACGCGGCGACAGCGCTCGCGCTGTTCCACACCGTCGCCGGCATCGACTCGTTGATCCTCGCCAATCCCTGGACCGGCGGCGCGGCGGATGCCCTCCCCGCTGCCGCGGCGATCCGCGCGCGCTATGCCGAGAAGCTCCGCGATCCGCGCGAATGGCTGCGGCTGATACGCGGCGGAGTCGATCTCGGCAGGCTTACCAAGGGGTTGCGAAGGATTGCCGCTTCTCCATCAAAGGAATCGGACGACCTCACCGCGCGCATCGCGTCCGGCCTCGCCGGCTGCGCCACGACCATCCTGCTCGCCGAGCGCGACAATACCGCCATCGCCTTCCGCGACGCCTGGCGCCGGCTCCCCTCACCCCCGCCGGTGACGATCGAGTCGCTCGATTCCGCCAGCCACAGCTTCGCCTCCCCCGCCGACAAGGCGTGGCTGTACGATCGCGTGCTGGCGGCGGTGCGCGCCTATTCGGCGGCCTGA
- a CDS encoding XrtA/PEP-CTERM system exopolysaccharide export protein — protein MRLGAKSRKLLGVMIVPLAASGCAGGGAHPQLPSAQFVAKQEGPGEEYVIGPMDQLQVFVWRNPELSAKVQVRPDGRITTPLISDMPAVGKTPAMLADDLKIALGEYIKDPIVSVIVENFSGTYSQQIRVVGAAEKPASIPYRANMTLLDAMIAVGGLSEFANGNGARLVRFDRNTGKQTEYNVKLKNLLRNGDVKANVRLEPGDVVIIPESMF, from the coding sequence ATGCGTCTTGGTGCCAAGTCCCGGAAATTGCTGGGCGTGATGATCGTGCCGCTGGCGGCGTCGGGCTGCGCGGGCGGCGGTGCCCACCCGCAGCTTCCCTCCGCCCAGTTCGTCGCCAAGCAGGAGGGGCCGGGCGAGGAGTATGTCATCGGGCCGATGGACCAGCTCCAGGTGTTCGTCTGGCGCAATCCGGAGCTGAGCGCGAAGGTGCAGGTGCGCCCCGACGGCCGCATCACCACGCCGCTGATCAGCGACATGCCCGCGGTCGGCAAGACCCCGGCGATGCTGGCCGACGACCTCAAGATCGCGCTCGGCGAATATATCAAGGACCCGATCGTCTCGGTGATCGTCGAGAATTTCTCGGGCACCTACAGCCAGCAGATCCGCGTGGTCGGCGCGGCCGAGAAACCGGCGTCGATCCCCTACCGCGCCAACATGACCCTGCTCGACGCGATGATCGCGGTCGGGGGGCTCAGCGAGTTCGCCAACGGCAACGGCGCACGGCTGGTGCGGTTCGACCGCAACACCGGCAAGCAGACCGAATACAACGTCAAGCTCAAGAACCTGCTGAGGAACGGTGACGTCAAGGCGAACGTCCGGCTGGAGCCGGGCGATGTCGTCATCATCCCGGAAAGCATGTTCTAA